TTTGAACCGTTGAAAAGTTGTTCGGGCTTTTCCcccgattcaggcccgggtgaacGACCGCCATCTTGACAGTGTGCGGCCGAGCGCACGcgcagacagagggagctccatgctcagccccctccgcccctattcagtctgattggttggaggaccagccgcttgtgctcggtcctccagccccgccccctcctcctattggtccggagctgccgtcaatcagctcccgggcattgtgatgtggagcatgcgcagtgtcattgctgtccttgtcccggagaagcggagtcagcgttaggcggtggctgggaggatttggaaacactttgtggatccgcaaacccttcagaatcattgtcagctccctggtttgcagctgcggggcttctccctccctccctcccgggaacaggcccaggttaacggccccatcctggctcagccactggaggatggttcacatcagaggatgggggagggggacaataaataagaggttacactttggcctcaaatcaatgaggactctgatctctgggaaggaaggaaaccctgggaggtgggcggggaggattcacaaacacccgctggaggccccaacacccccagtaaaaagctgcagctcccgggtttgcagctttttcccgggagggagttggggaagttttgtggagacaattcccGGCTGGTTCAGTTAGTGGTCAATGAAGCTCAGAAACCCTGAGTCAGGATCCTCATtgggtggttgttttattaaaatattattattcatctgttgaagaaaatattaatttgttttgaagaATCATTTTTATAGCGTTTGTGAAAATGTCCATTAAAATAGCCATTTTTCCAATGTAtttctgatgagaattttaatattactGATTTGGGAATTGATTCTCGGGAATggtcattctgaaaatgattaTGTTTTAATTTACTCCATAATGCCAGAAGTCAGTTTGTATTTCAAATGTAATTTAGAATATctgggagcaaatgttaaaatgaggtttgagacaccagctgccATTACTtcctgtgactgatgatacctttgtgcctgtgcaggaggtaattcccctggtgctgtggcacaaataaaatggagcctttcctcGGAACAGGTCCATGTTAACGGTCACCGTGTTGTTTCAGTGGTGAGCAGGGGACGTGTGGccattgtggtaacaacagagtcGGTGGGACTTCATGTCCCCTGAccttaaaagaaaataattgactccttggTTGTACAGTCAATCTGCACATGGTCTGGAGAACTGAATCCAGCCAGAGTGACAAGGCAGAGGGAGCTGGTCTCAGAGTGGAGACATGAAATGGTGGAGATGGGGCAAGGAGTTTGATTTAGAccagggacaagagagagtgtgtgggatggagattacagctcaagataaatgagatgAAGAAGTGTTCCATGGAAACTCGAATTGTCTGTTATGAATTCGTTTTTTAAGCTCTTTTTGCAGGGAACtagaagaggaggattcacagacaggaaactcaaactaaactttaGGTCAAGGTCTGCAGAACCATTTGATTCATCATGACCTCAGTATGATTGCTTTTTacagtggagggagaaatcattgcctgttttgtcagtggaagaaaattttaaaaattcaatgtgGCAGAAAAAGACCCGAGACACACacccccgagtgagagtgttccagtgaactgactgaaaagagctttaaccggttacacagcctgaaaaaaatcacaccattcacagtgagaagaAACCATAAACGTGGTCCGTGTGTGGataaggcttcaactgatcatccaacctggagagacacaaggtcacctgcaccgtggaaatgtgaggattgtggtaaagaattcaattatccatacttgctggaaaaccatagacacagtcacattggagagaggccattcacctgctccgtgtgtgggaaaagattcactacctcatcccacctgctgttacaccaacaaattcacactgaggagaggctgtacagctgctccacctgtggaaaggaGTTCTCATATTCATCCAACCTCggtgcacatcagcgagttcacactggggagagatcgttcacctgctccttgtgtgggaaggaattgctGGACCATCCGGTCTTTgatcacaccagcgaattcacacaggagaggagcCATTCACCTATTCTGTGTGTGGTAGAaattcactctgtcatctaacctgctgtcacaccagtgagttcacacagaggagagaccgttcagctttcctgtggaaagaggttcaggtcttcatccaacctcagtgcacacaagcgagttcacactggggaaaggccgttcacctgttccacgtgtgggagggaattcaccaattcatccggcctcctgtcacatcagtgaattcacactgaggagaagccatttatttgcacatactgtggaaagagtttcaggcagttatcaatcctcactgcaaatcaacacactcacactggggagagaccattcacttgctccgtgtgtgggaagggattcactcagtctggcagcctgcatttacacgagctcacccacactggggagaggccattcacctgctctgtgtgtgggaagggatacactcggtcatcccacttgctgacaccTCTGCAAGTTCACAATTGTCAGCAGGAGTTAGATTTTGCAGTtactgctgctgttaatcacattcagGATTGATATTCTGACAAtattggtttgtttctgctgacattaacaatcTGGAATTCTGCTTTAATATTCtgagatgtcactgattttcagggctgttGTGTCCCCTTTTAAACGTActatctgtgatttttttttgttttaatcagGAACTTGTTTATAATACATTTTCCTTCAGTCTGAAATTGACATTTGGTACAAactacaattcagtgtctgaaagATTCCACTGATTAAGATTTCCaatgagaaaatgctgacaattcttactgacttACACattcttcacagtgacacttccacgatcacatttaattatcaaggaacataaaacaatgcaCAGATACTTGTTGGTcctgaacttgaatattgctgacaagagagacatgttgctgaatcttttcagcatgcactcatcaggacaaacggaagaatgccaaattttaaatgattgcaatttatactacaggagaaaagggtgctaatTGGTGGACTCTCATTGACTTGAAGCTTTGCCATGGAGAAACCAATAGGAGACTGTAGGTTTCTCAAGCTTCTgggaaattcaaaaaaggtgcaaggctttGTTTGCAGGGAAAGGATCGCTGCGTATGTATGTATGTCACTTCTCGCAAATATAACTGAGCCGTATTATGAACTCGACTGATTATCTTCAATTGATtgagtgtagctattagcacactcaggattgttcagcaagtgctgcccaatctgtaATCACAGTAAACATTGTATTTTTGGTTTTGTGAGTGTGGGCTGCTGAAAAGAAAATCACGACCCATTATGAACAAATCGAGGAACATGCTGTTTTATTCTGTTAGCCATTTACTGGACTCGCCGGCACTGTAATGTTCACCATTTTATATTCaaatctgggggggataatgttcactgttttatattcgggtctgggggataatgttcactgttttctaTTCGGGTctaggggggataatgttcactgttttatattcgggtctgggggggataatgttcactgttttatattcgggtctggggggataatgttcactgttttatattcgggtctgggggggataatgttcactgttttatattcgggtctgggggggataatgttcactgttttatattcgggtctgggggataatgttcactgttttatattcgggtctgggggggataatgttcactgttttatattcgggtctaggggggataatgttcactgttttatattcgggtctgggggggataatgttcactgttttatattagggtctgggggggataatgttcactgttttatatacgggtctggggggagaatgttcactgttttatattcgggtctgggggataatgttcactgttttatattcgggtctgggggggataatgttcactgttttatattcgggtctggggggggataatgttcactgttttatattcgggtctgggggataatgttcactgttttatattcgggtctgggggggataatgttcactgttttatattcgggtctgaggggggataatgttcactgtctggggtttgtTCGCTCGGGTTGATTCTGCCTCATGGTGCATTCCAGGCTGTCAGAGCTGTCATTAAAAGCCCtaatttccagtcagtgactGAGTTGTCTGTGATGGGATGGAGAATCAGAGTGGGGGTAATGTGCTTCATGGACAGCGATGGGTGGGAGTGAGTATAAAATAAACCAGGACTACAGCAAGTAGTTTTGAGAACATTGAAACCATCACAAAATATCACAGCATCATGTTGGAAAACAGAATACTTTATCTGaatctttgatcaattttgtttgattcaatatTGTGAGTGACTTGTTGGATTGCTGGTTATTTTctaaaggcagctcagcaccatcatTTTGACCATAAACTCGGCCCTGATAACTGCTGCTTTTTTTCTgcaccttctgttttaattttaagtggaaccttAATATTTGCTTGGTACACCGGCCGATTGATCTTTccaggggtgagtgtgtctgagaaatATACAACTAAAAACATTCTCTATTTacctcctgcattgctgcagtaaatatacattgttctgactctgccagcagggctgtggaattaattggatcgaTCTTAAAGAGAGCCCGGCTGGGCAGGAtaaagtcacagaggtttacagcatggaaatgtgagccaaatggtttccatctgtgatgtatcattgcataaaacagaatattcagtctcaggagaaagaaagtgaaataaaCCAGTTTCTGGGGGATTTACCCAATCagtatgagcaccttcaggagagcggggggaggggggaaaccagtgagaaatgttttaaaaactcagggtgttcccacaggagagcactggtttaaatcaattttagaaatagagaatggcagtgcacaaattcagaggaatgtattttaaaaaattaattgatctcaattgcacaagataattttctattatgtctttgattgacaatggcgctgttaattcccaggtgcccctgcggtTGTGAACGTGCCCTATTCTTCCGGTGAagcgggcagagaggggagtgatttttggagggcagaactggaagataagataagctgaatttatttttacttacttttttcGGAGTTGTTTTTTTCCTGAGAAACAGGAAACTGGAAGTCAGCCGTAGGGAGACCTGGGACGTTTTTTTTTTTTGCCCactaaatttgaacggggaggtaacccgagactctacacgtgtatagagtctcccaccctccctcctcctctaacctaaaaaaaaagactcggtgtgagagcaggtgagctttctttttctttttcttcttttctctttcgTTTATTAGttcgggaagttagcagggatgtcagtgcaggcagtgcaatgttcctcctgtgggatgtgtgaggtgagggacaccattagtgtcccagctgagtacacctgcaggaagtgcacccaattccagctccttgaagaccatgttagggatctggagttggaactggatgaactcaggatcattcgggaggcagagacagttatagataaaagctacagggaggttcatactcctaggaatgaggatacttgggtgactgttagaaagGGTAAGAAGCAgacagtgcagcgatcccctgtggccgttcctctgtataacaagtataccgttttggatactgttggggagggcgacttaccaggggtaagccatggggtacagatctctggcacagagtctgtccctgttgctcagaagggaaagggggggaggagtagagcattagtcattgggaactgcatagttagggggacagatcggAGATTctgtgagagcgagagggactcgcggctggtgtgttgcctcccaggtaccAGGGTctttgatgtctcggatcgtgttttcaagatccttaagggggaaggggaccagccccaagttgtggtccacacaggcaccaatgacataggtaggaaaagagatggggatataaggcagaaattcagggagttagggtggaagcttagagcgagaacaaatagagttgttatctctggtttgttacccgtgccacgtgctagtgaggagaggaatagggagagagagcagttgaacacgtggctacaggaatggtgcaggagggaaggatttagatacctggataattggcgctcattctggggtaggtgggacctctacaaacgggatggtcttcacctggaccagaagGGTactaatatcctgggggggaaatttgctaatgctcttcgggagggtttaaactaattcggcaggggggtgggaacctggatttctgctccagtgtacaggaggatgtgagtggtgaggtgatgaataagatttcaaggtcgcaggagtgtaccggcaggcaggaaggtgctttgaagtgtgtctacttcaatgccaggagcatccggaataacgtgggtgaacttgcagcatgggctggtacctgggacttcgatgttgtggccatttcggggacatggatagagcagggacaggaatggttgttgcaggttccggggtttagatgtttcagtaagatcagggaaggtggtaaaagaggaggaggtgcggcattgttagtcaaggacagtattacggtggcagaaaggatgtttgatgaggactcgtctactgaggtagtatgggctgaggttagaaacaggaaaggagaggtcaccctgatgggagttttctataggtctccgaaaagttccagagatgtagaggaaaagattgcaaagatgattctggataggagcgaaagtaacagggcagttgttatgggggactttaactttacaaatattgactggaaatgctatagttcgagtactttagatgggtcagtttttgtccaatgtgtgcaggagggtttgctgacacagtatgtagatagaccaacaagaggcgaggccacattggatttggtactgggtaatgaaccaggccaggtgttagatttggaggtaggtgaacactttggtgatagtgaccacaattcggttacgtttactttagcaatggaaagggataggtatacacCGCAGGGCAAgtattatagctgggggaaaggaaattatgatgcgattaggcgagatttaggatgcacaggatggggaagaaatctgtaggggatgggcacaattgaaatgtggagcttgttcaat
This portion of the Mustelus asterias unplaced genomic scaffold, sMusAst1.hap1.1 HAP1_SCAFFOLD_106, whole genome shotgun sequence genome encodes:
- the LOC144484403 gene encoding uncharacterized protein LOC144484403 yields the protein MSVQAVQCSSCGMCEVRDTISVPAEYTCRKCTQFQLLEDHVRDLELELDELRIIREAETVIDKSYREVHTPRNEDTWVTVRKGKKQTVQRSPVAVPLYNKYTVLDTVGEGDLPGVSHGVQISGTESVPVAQKGKGGRSRALVIGNCIVRGTDRRFCESERDSRLVCCLPGTRVFDVSDRVFKILKGEGDQPQVVVHTGTNDIGRKRDGDIRQKFRELGWKLRARTNRVVISGLLPVPRASEERNREREQLNTWLQEWCRREGFRYLDNWRSFWGRWDLYKRDGLHLDQKGTNILGGKFANALREGLN